From a region of the Desulfobacterales bacterium genome:
- a CDS encoding restriction endonuclease subunit S has translation MASDWMEYCLSALGEIKTGKTPPGKIKDAYGGDTPFITPRDMDGRKWSDTTERYLSESGLGAVKNSLVPPRGVAVSCIGSDMGKVVMVAKPSVTNQQINTIIVDEEKFNAEFVYYNLSTRQDELKGIASGSATPILNKGHFSNVKVLLPNRKEQDTIVDILCSIDDKIELNRQINQTLEQIAQAIFKAWLVDFEPIKATI, from the coding sequence ATGGCATCTGATTGGATGGAGTACTGTTTAAGTGCTTTAGGCGAGATAAAGACCGGCAAGACCCCGCCAGGAAAAATAAAAGACGCTTATGGTGGGGATACCCCATTTATTACGCCAAGAGATATGGATGGCAGGAAATGGAGTGATACTACGGAGAGATATTTGTCGGAAAGCGGATTAGGTGCTGTTAAAAATAGTCTTGTTCCCCCTCGCGGTGTTGCGGTTTCGTGTATAGGATCAGATATGGGTAAGGTCGTCATGGTTGCAAAGCCGAGTGTTACCAATCAGCAAATAAATACCATAATTGTTGATGAAGAAAAATTTAATGCAGAATTTGTTTATTACAATCTTTCAACACGACAGGATGAGTTAAAAGGTATAGCCAGTGGATCAGCGACGCCAATATTAAATAAAGGACATTTTTCCAATGTAAAGGTCTTGCTTCCCAATAGAAAAGAACAAGACACGATAGTCGATATATTGTGTTCCATTGATGACAAAATCGAACTCAACCGCCAGATCAACCAGACTTTGGAGCAAATCGCCCAGGCCATTTTTAAAGCCTGGTTGGTGGATTTCGAGCCGATCAAGGCCACAATCGA
- the tpiA gene encoding triose-phosphate isomerase — MMRRPLIAGNWKMHKTIAGARELAAAVAEASRKVGDRDVMVAPPCTALVAVAEVLAGSGVMLAAQNIHWQESGAFTGEISPAMLRDVGGSAAIIGHSERRHLFGENNAMINKRILGALAAGITPVLCIGETLAQREAGSTTAVLEGQLRAGLAGVDPSGATELVIAYEPVWAIGTGKTATKEQAQTVHVFIRQVVGELYEKTIAGQMRILYGGSVKPDNIDSLMSQEDIDGVLVGGAALDADSFIRIISFSTV, encoded by the coding sequence ATGATGCGAAGACCGCTGATCGCCGGCAACTGGAAGATGCATAAAACAATTGCCGGGGCCAGGGAACTGGCCGCGGCCGTGGCCGAGGCAAGCCGGAAGGTCGGCGACCGGGATGTGATGGTGGCGCCGCCCTGCACGGCCCTGGTCGCCGTGGCCGAGGTCCTGGCCGGCTCCGGGGTGATGCTGGCCGCGCAGAACATTCACTGGCAGGAGTCAGGCGCCTTTACCGGTGAGATCTCACCGGCAATGCTCAGGGACGTGGGCGGCTCCGCCGCCATCATCGGTCATTCCGAGCGGCGTCACCTCTTTGGCGAAAACAACGCGATGATCAACAAACGGATTCTCGGGGCCCTGGCCGCAGGGATTACCCCGGTATTATGCATTGGCGAGACCCTTGCCCAGCGGGAGGCCGGCAGCACCACGGCGGTCCTGGAAGGCCAGTTGCGGGCCGGGCTGGCCGGGGTGGACCCGTCCGGGGCCACGGAACTGGTGATCGCCTATGAACCGGTCTGGGCCATTGGTACCGGCAAGACCGCAACCAAAGAGCAGGCGCAAACGGTCCATGTTTTTATCCGGCAGGTGGTGGGCGAACTCTACGAGAAAACTATTGCCGGTCAAATGAGAATATTGTATGGTGGCTCGGTTAAACCGGATAATATCGATAGCCTGATGAGTCAGGAGGATATAGACGGGGTCCTGGTGGGCGGTGCGGCCCTTGACGCTGATTCCTTTATCCGGATCATCTCCTTTTCTACGGTATAA
- a CDS encoding type I restriction-modification system subunit M yields MTQQEEQKFLNDLEKKLWTAADKLRSTLDAAQYKHAVLGLLFIKYVSDAFEMRRQELFEQFEDPGHEYFLDPDDYDSPEEYQDEINDELEIRDYYTEKNVFWVPELARWQTLQDNSKLAPGTEIEITNGKKRTYIFRSVGRLIDDALDAIEKDNPKLKGILNKQYGRLQIDQAKLGELIDQIATIPFEHKSLHAKDILGHVYEYFLGQFALAEGKKGGQFYTPKSIVTLIVEMLQPFKGRVYDPAMGSGGFFVQSEKFIKGHGGRLGDVSIYGQEYNHTTWQLAAMNMVIRGIEFNFGKEPANTFTNDQHPDLRANFIMANPPFNMKEWDTGVSDDDPRWQYGKPPTNNANFAWLQHMLYHLAPNGSMALLLANGSMSSNTNNEGQIRKALIENDLVECMVALPGQLFTNTQIPACIWFLTRNKKKRNGLRDRTSEVLFMDVRSMGYMKDRVLRDFTADEIKEFAITYHNWQRGEGYADLAGLWKSVNIDEIKQHDYVLTPGRYVGAPEEEDDGEPFAEKMARLTAQLKEQFADSDKLEEQIKQNLAGLGYGI; encoded by the coding sequence ATGACACAGCAAGAAGAGCAGAAATTTCTAAACGATCTTGAAAAGAAGTTGTGGACCGCGGCGGACAAACTGCGCTCCACCCTGGATGCGGCCCAATACAAGCATGCGGTGTTGGGCCTGTTGTTTATCAAGTATGTGTCAGATGCCTTTGAGATGCGCCGGCAGGAGTTGTTCGAGCAGTTCGAGGACCCGGGCCATGAATATTTTCTCGATCCGGACGACTACGACTCGCCGGAGGAATACCAGGACGAGATCAACGATGAACTGGAAATTCGCGACTACTACACCGAGAAGAATGTCTTCTGGGTGCCTGAACTGGCCCGCTGGCAGACCCTGCAGGATAATTCGAAGTTGGCGCCGGGAACTGAGATCGAGATTACCAACGGCAAAAAACGCACATACATTTTTCGCAGTGTGGGTCGGTTGATCGACGACGCCTTGGATGCCATTGAAAAGGACAATCCCAAACTCAAAGGGATCCTCAACAAACAGTATGGCCGTTTGCAGATCGACCAGGCCAAGCTCGGCGAGTTGATCGATCAGATCGCCACTATCCCCTTTGAACATAAATCACTGCATGCCAAGGACATCCTCGGCCATGTGTATGAATATTTTCTTGGCCAGTTCGCCCTGGCTGAAGGCAAGAAAGGCGGCCAGTTCTATACGCCCAAGTCGATCGTCACCTTGATTGTCGAGATGCTCCAGCCTTTCAAGGGCAGGGTATACGATCCGGCCATGGGCTCGGGCGGCTTTTTTGTGCAGAGCGAAAAATTCATCAAGGGCCATGGCGGCAGGCTGGGCGATGTCTCCATCTACGGCCAGGAATACAACCACACCACCTGGCAGCTCGCTGCCATGAACATGGTGATTCGCGGTATCGAGTTCAACTTCGGCAAGGAACCGGCCAACACTTTTACCAATGACCAGCACCCGGATCTCAGGGCCAACTTCATCATGGCCAATCCTCCCTTTAATATGAAGGAATGGGATACCGGGGTCAGCGACGACGACCCGCGCTGGCAATATGGCAAACCGCCGACCAACAATGCCAACTTTGCCTGGCTGCAGCACATGCTCTACCACCTGGCACCCAACGGTTCCATGGCCCTGCTGCTGGCCAATGGTTCCATGAGTTCCAATACCAACAATGAAGGACAGATACGAAAGGCCCTGATTGAAAATGACCTGGTGGAGTGCATGGTGGCCCTGCCCGGTCAGCTTTTCACCAATACCCAGATTCCAGCCTGCATCTGGTTTCTAACCAGAAACAAAAAAAAGAGAAATGGTCTCCGCGACCGGACCAGTGAAGTCCTTTTCATGGATGTCCGCAGCATGGGATATATGAAAGACCGGGTTTTGCGTGACTTTACCGCTGATGAGATCAAGGAATTCGCCATTACTTATCATAACTGGCAAAGAGGCGAAGGATATGCTGATCTGGCCGGGCTATGGAAGTCTGTAAATATAGACGAAATAAAACAACACGATTATGTGCTCACTCCTGGTCGATATGTGGGAGCACCGGAGGAAGAGGACGACGGCGAACCTTTTGCCGAAAAGATGGCCCGATTGACAGCCCAGCTCAAGGAACAGTTTGCCGATAGTGACAAGCTGGAAGAACAGATCAAGCAGAACTTGGCGGGGTTAGGGTATGGCATCTGA
- a CDS encoding phosphoglycerate kinase: MKNIRDLDIREKRVLIRVDFNVPMDEQGNITDDIRIRGVLPTINYALDEQAKIIICSHLGRPKGQRSERYSLAPVAKRLSRLIDKEVRMAPDCIGPEVREMVARMRPGDVLLLENLRFHKEEQDNDPEFARQLAGLADIFINDAFAVAHRTHASTVGVVEQMDKCGAGFLLQKEMDYFHRSVSDPRRPLVAIIGGAKVSSKLGALRNLLDRVDKMIIGGAMANTFIKSMGYEVGRSRIEEDLLDTARELLDKAREHGVKLYLPVDCIVAEQFDAKAEIKTTTIQEVPENWMVLDIGPASTLLFGEALDNARTIIWNGPMGAFEIDAFSRGTMAMVRKVAASHALTIVGGGDTDVAVHRAGESNNISYISTGGGAFLMLMEGKELPGVAALKAKQ, from the coding sequence ATGAAAAACATCAGGGACCTGGATATCCGGGAAAAGAGGGTGCTTATTCGGGTGGATTTCAATGTGCCCATGGATGAGCAGGGAAACATCACCGACGATATCCGGATTCGCGGGGTGCTGCCGACCATCAATTACGCCTTGGACGAGCAGGCAAAGATCATTATCTGTTCTCACCTCGGCCGACCCAAGGGGCAGCGGTCGGAGAGATACAGCCTGGCGCCGGTGGCCAAGCGGCTCTCCAGGTTGATCGACAAGGAGGTGCGGATGGCCCCTGACTGTATCGGCCCCGAGGTCCGGGAGATGGTGGCCCGGATGCGGCCCGGCGATGTACTTCTCCTGGAGAACCTCCGTTTTCATAAGGAGGAGCAGGACAATGATCCGGAGTTTGCCCGCCAGCTTGCCGGGCTGGCCGATATATTCATAAACGACGCCTTTGCCGTTGCCCACCGGACCCATGCCTCCACCGTGGGGGTGGTCGAGCAGATGGACAAGTGCGGGGCCGGTTTCCTGCTCCAGAAGGAGATGGATTATTTTCACCGGTCGGTGAGCGACCCCCGCCGGCCGCTGGTGGCGATCATCGGCGGGGCCAAGGTCTCCAGCAAACTGGGGGCGTTGCGCAACCTGCTTGACCGGGTCGACAAGATGATCATCGGCGGGGCCATGGCCAATACCTTTATCAAAAGCATGGGCTATGAGGTGGGCCGGTCCAGAATTGAAGAAGACCTCCTTGACACGGCCCGGGAACTGCTCGACAAGGCCCGGGAACATGGAGTGAAGCTCTATCTGCCGGTGGACTGTATTGTGGCCGAGCAATTCGATGCCAAGGCCGAAATCAAGACCACCACCATCCAGGAGGTGCCTGAGAACTGGATGGTTCTCGACATCGGCCCGGCCTCCACCCTGCTCTTTGGCGAGGCCCTGGACAATGCGCGGACCATTATCTGGAACGGACCCATGGGGGCCTTTGAGATTGATGCCTTTTCCCGGGGCACCATGGCCATGGTCCGCAAGGTGGCCGCCTCCCACGCCCTGACCATCGTCGGGGGCGGGGATACCGATGTGGCCGTACACCGGGCCGGAGAGTCCAACAATATCTCCTATATTTCAACCGGCGGCGGCGCCTTTCTGATGCTGATGGAGGGCAAGGAGCTGCCCGGGGTGGCCGCCCTGAAGGCCAAACAATAA
- a CDS encoding glyceraldehyde-3-phosphate dehydrogenase has product MKLGVNGLGRIGKLSLWHHVSRKHFSGLVCNIGRAVGRSLEDLAAAIERDSSYGRLSNYLHGHNSPRVIENLNEDQGTMTINGVPVTILREARNPMDIRWRDNDVRLVVDTTGVFNDPTAEADAARGALRGHLAAGAEKVMLSAPFKIKAQGMEMPKDAVTTVMGINDDDYDPSRHHLISAASCTTTCLSYMIKPLMDHFGADNFLSASVMTVHAATGSQQVLDRLPGAGSHDLRKNRSIFNNIILTTTGAARALGLVIPEMKNIGFIAESVRIPTSTGSLIILVLNLQDDLASPIKRRLINSVYREYANQNQYLGYSEEQNVSSDIIGTPKAATVIEATETHTRTANIRVNLDKAKVVGCEGGQVIDVPVTQAVIYGWYDNELGSYANMLGDLVVSVADRMV; this is encoded by the coding sequence CCGCGCGGTGGGCAGAAGTCTTGAAGACCTGGCCGCCGCCATTGAGCGGGACAGCAGTTATGGCCGGTTGAGCAACTATCTTCATGGACATAACAGCCCCCGGGTCATTGAGAACTTGAACGAGGACCAGGGCACCATGACCATTAACGGGGTCCCGGTTACGATCCTGCGGGAGGCGCGCAACCCCATGGATATCAGGTGGCGGGACAACGACGTGCGCCTGGTGGTGGATACCACCGGCGTGTTTAACGATCCCACTGCCGAGGCGGATGCGGCCCGGGGCGCTTTGCGCGGTCATCTCGCCGCCGGGGCGGAAAAGGTGATGCTGTCGGCACCGTTCAAGATCAAGGCCCAGGGAATGGAGATGCCGAAGGATGCGGTGACCACGGTGATGGGGATCAATGACGACGATTATGATCCGAGCCGGCACCATTTGATTTCCGCTGCCTCCTGTACCACCACCTGCCTGTCCTACATGATCAAGCCGCTGATGGACCACTTCGGGGCGGACAATTTCTTGAGCGCCTCGGTGATGACCGTGCATGCGGCCACCGGCAGCCAGCAGGTCCTGGACCGGCTGCCGGGCGCCGGCAGCCACGATCTGCGCAAGAACCGGTCGATCTTCAACAATATCATTCTTACCACCACCGGTGCGGCCCGGGCCCTGGGCCTGGTGATCCCGGAGATGAAGAATATCGGCTTTATCGCCGAGTCGGTGCGGATCCCCACCTCCACCGGTTCGTTGATCATCCTGGTGCTGAACCTGCAGGATGATCTCGCCAGTCCGATCAAGCGAAGGTTGATCAACTCGGTGTACAGGGAGTATGCGAATCAGAACCAGTACCTGGGCTACAGCGAGGAACAGAACGTCTCTTCGGACATCATCGGCACGCCCAAGGCCGCCACGGTGATCGAGGCAACCGAGACCCATACCCGCACCGCCAATATCCGGGTCAACCTGGACAAGGCCAAGGTGGTCGGCTGCGAAGGAGGCCAGGTGATCGACGTGCCGGTAACCCAGGCGGTGATCTACGGCTGGTACGATAACGAACTGGGCAGCTACGCCAATATGCTCGGCGATCTGGTCGTCTCGGTGGCGGACAGGATGGTGTAA
- the secG gene encoding preprotein translocase subunit SecG, translated as METILIIIHVAVCVFLVAIVLLQQGKGADVGATFGGGGGESLFGSEGPVPLMNKITTAAAVIFMMTSISLAYLSANRSTGSVMSGFAPTAVPMSTQAPAQPALPPAEIPSDSGGKTAE; from the coding sequence ATGGAAACCATCCTGATTATCATTCATGTTGCTGTCTGTGTTTTTCTGGTGGCAATTGTCCTCCTCCAGCAAGGCAAGGGCGCCGATGTGGGCGCCACCTTCGGCGGTGGCGGCGGCGAGTCCCTTTTCGGTTCCGAGGGACCGGTGCCGTTGATGAACAAGATCACCACCGCTGCCGCGGTTATCTTCATGATGACCTCCATTTCCCTGGCCTATCTTTCGGCCAACCGGAGCACCGGATCGGTGATGAGCGGTTTTGCCCCCACCGCCGTGCCCATGTCCACCCAGGCCCCGGCACAGCCTGCCCTGCCGCCGGCGGAGATACCGAGCGACTCCGGAGGGAAAACAGCTGAGTAG
- a CDS encoding Fic family protein produces MMMTLRKFAAKPRTIPAASAWYIGDLSEARGRQELFFRQAPQKLKALREHALIESAVSSNRIEGVQVEQARVQSIVLGQAPLQDRDEEEVRGYRNALNLIHEQGDSLPLSEETICELHRLTRGDIWDAGKYKEKESDIIERFADGRSRVRFKTVAAADTPAAMRELLDLWDRCLEERWVHPLVAMAAFNLDFLCIHPFRDGNGRVSRLLLLLQCYHLGFEAGRFISIERIIEQNKERYYETLAQSSIHWREGRHDPWPYVNYLLSILKVVYKEFEERVGRTKSPRGAKTEIVEYALRSMTRPFGIAEIEQLCPNVSREMIRRVMNSWRKQGKLEILGRGRDARWRRIAGELR; encoded by the coding sequence ATGATGATGACCCTTAGAAAATTCGCTGCAAAACCACGGACCATACCCGCGGCTAGCGCATGGTACATCGGTGATCTGTCGGAAGCCCGGGGCCGGCAGGAGCTTTTTTTCCGTCAGGCCCCACAGAAACTGAAAGCGTTGCGCGAACACGCCTTGATCGAAAGCGCGGTTTCCTCCAACCGGATTGAGGGCGTTCAGGTTGAACAGGCCCGGGTTCAATCGATTGTTCTCGGTCAGGCTCCGCTCCAGGACCGGGACGAAGAGGAAGTCCGGGGATACCGCAACGCCCTGAATCTCATTCACGAACAGGGTGACTCCCTGCCTCTTTCCGAGGAGACCATATGCGAACTGCACCGGTTGACCCGCGGCGATATCTGGGATGCCGGCAAATATAAGGAAAAGGAAAGCGATATCATTGAGAGGTTTGCCGACGGCAGATCAAGAGTCCGCTTCAAGACGGTCGCGGCGGCGGACACGCCGGCCGCCATGCGCGAGTTGCTCGATCTTTGGGACCGGTGCTTGGAGGAACGCTGGGTGCATCCGCTGGTGGCCATGGCTGCCTTTAATCTCGATTTTCTCTGCATTCATCCTTTCCGGGACGGCAACGGCCGGGTTTCCAGGCTGCTCCTGCTGTTGCAGTGCTATCATCTCGGCTTCGAGGCGGGTCGTTTTATCAGCATCGAACGGATCATCGAGCAGAATAAGGAGAGGTACTATGAAACCCTGGCGCAAAGTTCCATCCACTGGCGCGAAGGCCGCCATGATCCCTGGCCCTACGTGAATTATCTGTTGTCGATTCTTAAGGTGGTCTATAAGGAGTTTGAGGAAAGAGTGGGCCGGACCAAAAGTCCGCGTGGCGCCAAGACCGAGATTGTGGAGTATGCCCTGCGCAGCATGACAAGGCCGTTTGGAATCGCCGAGATTGAACAGCTCTGTCCTAATGTAAGTCGCGAAATGATCCGCAGGGTGATGAACAGTTGGCGCAAGCAAGGCAAGCTGGAGATTTTGGGACGTGGCCGGGACGCCCGCTGGCGTCGAATTGCCGGGGAATTAAGGTAA
- a CDS encoding YkgJ family cysteine cluster protein, translating into MPLADFNCKQCGHCCLNLSGAIDVCATEEDIRRWEENDRADILAWVDVISIGEGHQVYDIWVSPTTGDDVARCPWLRKLPGKNKYICRIQDMKPEHCRNYPLSREHAENTGCPGFDGTVRKKRKQGNGMPKAGADPYKTKLE; encoded by the coding sequence ATGCCCTTGGCAGACTTTAACTGCAAACAATGCGGCCATTGTTGCCTGAATCTCTCGGGAGCGATTGATGTATGCGCCACCGAAGAGGATATTCGGCGCTGGGAAGAGAATGATCGCGCTGATATTCTGGCATGGGTTGACGTCATATCTATCGGTGAAGGCCATCAAGTATATGACATCTGGGTCAGTCCAACGACCGGTGATGATGTTGCCAGGTGTCCCTGGCTGCGTAAGTTGCCTGGAAAAAATAAATATATCTGCCGCATCCAGGACATGAAACCCGAACATTGCAGGAATTATCCCCTGTCAAGGGAACACGCGGAAAACACCGGTTGCCCGGGATTTGATGGAACGGTGAGGAAGAAAAGAAAACAAGGGAATGGAATGCCGAAAGCAGGTGCTGATCCATACAAAACAAAACTCGAATAG
- a CDS encoding 4Fe-4S binding protein, with protein sequence MCEFCTKHGDGAIWYKNARNYARDLIADLRRRQYISSFLQSTIGEGIVSLGRLETIYRKKKKLPARLVRAMEEKAREEHFGQVVPLEDVKAIVGQAATVVRMPCACRWAVDRTEKRCCYSVSYSPETWHRDLDMSYFGKALDKGFETVSPAKAMAQMEALEEEGAIHTIWTMITPFIGAICNCTSHACLGLRTIAMQVETLAPGEYKARVDPTLCDGCGLCAESCRFVAIAGRTEGVNTVAVVDPDKCYGCGLCRNHCPHGAIALR encoded by the coding sequence ATGTGTGAATTCTGTACAAAACACGGCGACGGGGCGATCTGGTACAAGAACGCCAGGAATTACGCCCGCGACCTGATTGCCGATCTCAGGCGCCGCCAATATATCTCAAGCTTTCTCCAGTCGACCATCGGCGAGGGAATTGTCAGCCTCGGCCGGCTGGAGACCATTTATCGCAAGAAAAAAAAACTGCCGGCCCGCCTGGTCCGGGCCATGGAGGAAAAGGCCCGGGAGGAGCATTTCGGCCAGGTGGTGCCCCTGGAGGATGTCAAGGCCATCGTCGGCCAGGCCGCCACCGTGGTGCGGATGCCCTGCGCCTGCCGCTGGGCCGTTGACCGGACGGAAAAACGTTGCTGCTATTCGGTGAGCTATTCGCCGGAGACCTGGCACCGGGATCTGGACATGAGCTATTTCGGCAAGGCGTTGGACAAGGGCTTCGAAACGGTGAGTCCGGCCAAGGCCATGGCCCAGATGGAGGCCCTGGAGGAAGAGGGGGCGATACACACCATCTGGACCATGATCACCCCCTTTATCGGGGCGATCTGCAACTGCACCAGCCATGCATGCCTGGGCCTGCGCACCATCGCGATGCAGGTTGAGACCCTGGCCCCGGGCGAATACAAGGCCCGGGTGGACCCAACTCTTTGCGACGGCTGCGGCCTCTGTGCCGAGAGCTGCCGGTTCGTTGCCATTGCCGGCCGTACAGAAGGCGTCAACACGGTCGCCGTGGTCGATCCGGATAAATGCTACGGCTGCGGCCTCTGCCGCAACCACTGCCCGCACGGGGCAATTGCCTTGCGGTAA